Part of the Photobacterium sp. DA100 genome is shown below.
CAAATCAATAATTCAATATAAGGCTGCTATTGTGAAATCCACCCTATGTTGAATGTCACAAATGCAGCCTTTTTTTGTAACAAAAATCAGACAATCTTCAGCCGTATGAAATAACTCACATTAAAACGAAGCCAATCGGCGCAAGCTATTCGAGACAATGAAATAGTAAATTTTGGTTATTCTTACTAATATTCTTGCGGCGATTTGGGCCTCTGCTTATGGACGTACCCATCCGAAAATTGACCTGGAAGACGAGAAGGCGGGAGACCGCCATGCATGCTGAAAAATTAGCGTTTGTCTTTCTGATCTTCGGAGGCAGTTATGTCTATGAATGAAATTCGCAATATCGCAGTAGTTGGTCAAAGTGGGGTAGGTAAAACGACCTTGATTGAGCGCCTGCTGTTTGAGTCAGAATGCTCTACACATCTCGGAAGTGTCAAAGAGGGTGACACTGTCACGGACTTTGATGACCAATCCATCCATTATCAACACAGTATCGAAGCTACGCCAGCCGCTCTTTGTTGGCAAAAGCACCGTATGAATGTTATCGATACCCCGGGCTTGCCTGAATTATTGGGGCGGACGTTGAGTATCTATCCCGCTGTTGAAACTTCAGCCTTAGTTTTTGATGCCAATACACCTTTGAACCAAGTATCAGAGAAGTTATTTGCTTTTGCCCAGTCGCAGAAGAAGTGTCAGATGATCATCATTAACAAAGTCGATCTCAATCCGGACAAAGTGCCGCAGCTCATCGACCAACTGCAGTCTCACTTCGGCCAGGAATGCTTGCCGATCAACTTGCCGTCGGGCGATGGGCAATCGGTCGTCGATTGCTACTTCAAGCCAGATTATGACGCGTCGACCCTATGGAGTAGCGTTGAGACTGCGCATGAACAGCTAATCGATCAGGTTATCGAGGTTGATGAGAAATTGATGGAGCTGTACCTTGAGCAAGGTTCCTCGCTCACAGCTGAGCAGTTACACGATCCATTTGAAGAAGCCCTAAGGACAGGTCATGTCATTCCCATTTGTTGTGTCTCGGCGGAAACAGGGCTGGGGATTTCACTGTTGCTGCAAACATTAGCAGAAATTATGCCGATGCCTTCGGAAGGTAATCCGCCAATGCTGGAAAAAAATGGCCAGCAGGTTCGGGTTGACTGTGAACAGCTAGATCATACCGTGGCTCATGTATATAAAGTTAGTGTTGACCCGTACCTGGGGAAACTGGCTTATTTGCGGGTCTTCCAAGGCGAAATCAACGCGGGCTCTCAGCTTTTTATCGGTGAGAACAGCAAGGCGTTTAAAGTTGGGCACTTATATCAGCTACAAGGCAAGAAGCGTCTAGAGATTGCCAATGCTCGGGCTGGTGATTTTTGTGTCTTGGCAAAAGTGGATGACTTGAATTTTGACTCAGTGGTCCATGATTCCCATGATGAAGACGAAGTCATCATGAAAACTATCGATTTTCCAGCACCGATGTATAGCTTGGCGATTCAAACGACCAAAAGGGGGGATGAACAGAAGCTATCGGAGGTGCTCAATAAAATAGCAGCCGAAGATCCCTCCCTGTGCCTTGAACATCGTACCCGTACCAATGAAACTGTTTTGGGTGGCCAGGGTGAATTCCACTTGAAAATCGCACTGGAGAAAATGGCTTCGGTTTATAAGCTCAACGTTAATACCGAGCAGCCGAGTATTGAATATTTCGAAACGATAACCCAGCAAGCAGAAGGTCACTATCGTCACAAAAAACAAAGCGGCGGTGCGGGACAGTTTGGTGAGGTACAGCTTAAAGTTCGGCCTTTGGATCGTGGGGAGGGCTTTGTTTTCGTCAATAAAGTGGTGGGCGGAGCTATTCCGACATCCTTGATCCCTGCAGTGGAGAAGGGGATCCGGCAAGCGGTAGAGGAAGGGGCGATATCCGGAAACCCGATTCATGATATAGAAGTCACCGTCTATGATGGTAAATATCATTCTGTAGACTCAAAAGAAATCGCTTTTGTGATAGCAGGTAAGAAAGCATTCCTTGATGCTGTGAATAATGCTAACCCTATCGTGTTAGAGCCAATCGTAGAGCTTAACCTGCAGATTCCAACGGACTCTGTCGGTGATATTAGCGGAGATTTAGCAGCTAACCGAGGAGTGATATTAGGTACCCAGTCTGAAGAGAATAACTTTACCTCGCTACAGGCGAAGATCCCGCAAAATGAGTTGTTGGATTACTCCCAGCGCCTGAGGGCTATGACGGGCGGTGAGGGTAGTTTCAGTATGGTACTGAGTCACTACGAGCCCGCTCCTAACACTGTACAGAAAAAGGTATGCAGTGCTGCCGAAGAAGCGTGCTAGCGATTTCCAACCAAAGTATTACATTCATACAAAAAGGCTGCTGTAATCAGGAGCCTTTTTATTGAGTATATGCAGGTGATTTAGTATGGTGGTCAGGGTGTTGTTAGGGAATGGAATATGGAAACACAAAGGTTAAAACTATTGCCTCCTTGTCTGGAAAGAGCGCCAATGATGCTGGAGGCGATACTCGAAAGCCAGAATGAACTCGCGGTGTACTTACCTTGGGTGCCCAATGCCTTGACTGAAGATGCATCCATTGAGAATACAAAGCAAGCGATAGCCAATTTTGAAGCCTTTGAGGGAGAGCTTCGATATTCCATTATCGAGAAAGAATCTGGCAGGTTTGTTGGGGCGGTAGGATTACTAATAAAGGACAAAGCCGTCCCTTATTTTGAAATAGGCTATTGGCTGAGAACCTCGGCATATGGCTGTGGTTACATGACAGAGGCTGTCGAACGGCTGACAGCGTATGCTTTTGAGGAGTTACATGCTAACCGTGTTGAAATTACCGCAGCAGAGCAGAATACCCAAAGCCGTGCTGTTGCCGAACGCTGTGGTTTTGAATTTGAATGCCTGAAGAAAAATGAAAGACGCTTACCGTCAGGGGAGCTTAGCCATACGGTGGTATACAGCAAAATTGCCGTCTAAAAAGTAGCGGTGGATTTCTGCTGATCCACGAGCTAAATCCTGAAGTTACTTAAGGTTTTTTCCGCTTGGTCGTTTATTTCTAACAGAATCATTTTGTTTGGAGGTTAAATGTCCCTTGGAGTAAACCTATCCGGTGATGATAAACAAAAACTGCTGTCAGAGCTTGTGGCTGTTGTGAGTAATCGTTTCCCCAACCGTGAAGTGAAGGTCATCAAGCAAACTCACCAACAGGGCACGGTGTCGTTACATTTCGAAGTCAACGATG
Proteins encoded:
- the fusA gene encoding elongation factor G, whose translation is MSMNEIRNIAVVGQSGVGKTTLIERLLFESECSTHLGSVKEGDTVTDFDDQSIHYQHSIEATPAALCWQKHRMNVIDTPGLPELLGRTLSIYPAVETSALVFDANTPLNQVSEKLFAFAQSQKKCQMIIINKVDLNPDKVPQLIDQLQSHFGQECLPINLPSGDGQSVVDCYFKPDYDASTLWSSVETAHEQLIDQVIEVDEKLMELYLEQGSSLTAEQLHDPFEEALRTGHVIPICCVSAETGLGISLLLQTLAEIMPMPSEGNPPMLEKNGQQVRVDCEQLDHTVAHVYKVSVDPYLGKLAYLRVFQGEINAGSQLFIGENSKAFKVGHLYQLQGKKRLEIANARAGDFCVLAKVDDLNFDSVVHDSHDEDEVIMKTIDFPAPMYSLAIQTTKRGDEQKLSEVLNKIAAEDPSLCLEHRTRTNETVLGGQGEFHLKIALEKMASVYKLNVNTEQPSIEYFETITQQAEGHYRHKKQSGGAGQFGEVQLKVRPLDRGEGFVFVNKVVGGAIPTSLIPAVEKGIRQAVEEGAISGNPIHDIEVTVYDGKYHSVDSKEIAFVIAGKKAFLDAVNNANPIVLEPIVELNLQIPTDSVGDISGDLAANRGVILGTQSEENNFTSLQAKIPQNELLDYSQRLRAMTGGEGSFSMVLSHYEPAPNTVQKKVCSAAEEAC
- a CDS encoding GNAT family N-acetyltransferase; translated protein: METQRLKLLPPCLERAPMMLEAILESQNELAVYLPWVPNALTEDASIENTKQAIANFEAFEGELRYSIIEKESGRFVGAVGLLIKDKAVPYFEIGYWLRTSAYGCGYMTEAVERLTAYAFEELHANRVEITAAEQNTQSRAVAERCGFEFECLKKNERRLPSGELSHTVVYSKIAV